One genomic window of Conger conger chromosome 7, fConCon1.1, whole genome shotgun sequence includes the following:
- the chrne gene encoding acetylcholine receptor subunit epsilon isoform X1: protein MVNTSNTAMAGRTFWSTLAAMALLLLVVQGNFSGNEESELIDDIMKGYNKNIRPSEYPGDKVQVELKLTLTNLISLNEKEETLTTNVWILIQWQDYRLAWNESMYYGISVVRVPYSKVWLPDIVLENNIDGQFDVAYYANVLIFSSGHMYWLPPAIYRSTCSIEITYFPFDWQNCTLVFRSQTYSANEVDLLLAVEDGVTIEWVEIDPQAFTENGEWAIRHRPARKIINERYSPDDLEFQEVHFGLIIQRKPLFYIINIILPCSLISSLVVLAYFLPAQAGGQKLTVSISVLLAQTVFLILVAQKVPETSLSVPLIGKYVIFVMSVTTLIVTNCIIVLNYSLRSPSTHNMSRSIKHVFLEVVPRFLRVSYLGDNGGENAEGVREHRGSTFNMMQREDEYILTQPRSEMMFDRLKERHSVRQTFADGIDVSTTASLYKSLAQAAPEIKECVDACNFIAESAKQQNDFGSEIENWVLIGKMIDKVCFWAALLLFSIGTVAIFLTGHFNQAPDVPFPGENFPFPPPGK from the exons ATGGTAAACACGTCGAACACAGCAATGGCTGGCCGGACCTTTTGGTCAACTTTGGCTGCAATGGCACTTCTGCTACTTGTGGTGCAAGGTAACT TCAGTGGCAACGAGGAGTCTGAGCTCATTGATGACATAATGAAGGGCTACAACAAGAATATCCGTCCATCTGAGTATCCGGGGGACAAGGTTCAGGTGGAGTTGAAGCTCACCCTGACTAACCTCATCTCCCTG aatgagaaagaaGAGACCCTCACCACCAATGTTTGGATTCTGATT CAGTGGCAGGACTACCGCCTGGCCTGGAATGAATCAATGTACTATGGCATTTCTGTGGTTCGTGTCCCATACAGTAAAGTGTGGCTGCCAGACATCGTCCTTGAGAACAA TATTGATGGCCAATTTGATGTGGCGTACTATGCTAACGTGCTGATCTTCAGTAGTGGTCACATGTACTGGCTCCCACCTGCCATCTACCGCAGCACCTGTTCTATAGAGATCACCTACTTCCCTTTCGACTGGCAGAACTGTACACTGGTCTTCAG GTCTCAGACATACAGTGCCAATGAGGTGGATTTGCTGCTGGCCGTGGAGGATGGTGTGACCATTGAGTGGGTGGAGATAGACCCACAGGCCTTTACTG AGAATGGAGAATGGGCTATCAGGCACCGCCCGGCCAGGAAGATAATTAACGAACGCTACTCCCCTGATGACCTCGAGTTCCAGGAGGTGCATTTTGGCCTGATAATTCAGAGGAAGCCCCTGTTctacatcatcaacatcattcTGCCGTGCTCCCTCATTTCCTCCTTGGTAGTACTGGCCTATTTCCTGCCTGCACAAG CTGGGGGACAAAAGCTGACTGTGTCCATCTCTGTCCTGCTGGCTCAGACTGTCTTTCTTATCCTTGTGGCTCAGAAGGTTCCGGAGActtctctctcagtccctcttATTGGCAA GTACGTGATCTTTGTCATGTCTGTCACCACTCTCATCGTCACCAACTGTATCATCGTCCTCAACTACTCCCTCCGCAGTCCCAGTACCCACAACATGTCCCGATCCATCAAACAC GTCTTCCTGGAGGTTGTTCCACGTTTCCTAAGGGTGTCATATTTGGGGGACAACGGGGGCGAGAATgcagaaggagtgagagagcacAGGGGGAGCACATTCAATATGATGCAGAGAGAGGATGAGTACATCCTGACACAGCCTCGCAGCGAGATGATGTTCGACAGACTGAAAGAGAGACACAGCGTCAGACAAACATTTG CAGATGGCATTGATGTCAGTACCACAGCCAGTCTGTATAAAAGCCTTGCTCAAGCAGCCCCAGAGATAAAGGAATGTGTGGATGCTTGCAACTTCATCGCTGAGAGTGCCAAGCAGCAAAACGATTTTGGATCT GAAATCGAGAACTGGGTGTTGATTGGGAAAATGATTGACAAGGTGTGTTTCTGGGCTGCccttctcctcttctccattgGGACAGTGGCAATCTTCCTCACGGGACATTTTAACCAGGCCCCTGACGTCCCTTTCCCTGGAGAGAACTTCCCTTTCCCTCCTCCAGGGAAGTGA
- the chrne gene encoding acetylcholine receptor subunit epsilon isoform X3, with translation MVNTSNTAMAGRTFWSTLAAMALLLLVVQVSGNEESELIDDIMKGYNKNIRPSEYPGDKVQVELKLTLTNLISLNEKEETLTTNVWILIQWQDYRLAWNESMYYGISVVRVPYSKVWLPDIVLENNIDGQFDVAYYANVLIFSSGHMYWLPPAIYRSTCSIEITYFPFDWQNCTLVFRSQTYSANEVDLLLAVEDGVTIEWVEIDPQAFTENGEWAIRHRPARKIINERYSPDDLEFQEVHFGLIIQRKPLFYIINIILPCSLISSLVVLAYFLPAQAGGQKLTVSISVLLAQTVFLILVAQKVPETSLSVPLIGKYVIFVMSVTTLIVTNCIIVLNYSLRSPSTHNMSRSIKHVFLEVVPRFLRVSYLGDNGGENAEGVREHRGSTFNMMQREDEYILTQPRSEMMFDRLKERHSVRQTFADGIDVSTTASLYKSLAQAAPEIKECVDACNFIAESAKQQNDFGSEIENWVLIGKMIDKVCFWAALLLFSIGTVAIFLTGHFNQAPDVPFPGENFPFPPPGK, from the exons ATGGTAAACACGTCGAACACAGCAATGGCTGGCCGGACCTTTTGGTCAACTTTGGCTGCAATGGCACTTCTGCTACTTGTGGTGCAAG TCAGTGGCAACGAGGAGTCTGAGCTCATTGATGACATAATGAAGGGCTACAACAAGAATATCCGTCCATCTGAGTATCCGGGGGACAAGGTTCAGGTGGAGTTGAAGCTCACCCTGACTAACCTCATCTCCCTG aatgagaaagaaGAGACCCTCACCACCAATGTTTGGATTCTGATT CAGTGGCAGGACTACCGCCTGGCCTGGAATGAATCAATGTACTATGGCATTTCTGTGGTTCGTGTCCCATACAGTAAAGTGTGGCTGCCAGACATCGTCCTTGAGAACAA TATTGATGGCCAATTTGATGTGGCGTACTATGCTAACGTGCTGATCTTCAGTAGTGGTCACATGTACTGGCTCCCACCTGCCATCTACCGCAGCACCTGTTCTATAGAGATCACCTACTTCCCTTTCGACTGGCAGAACTGTACACTGGTCTTCAG GTCTCAGACATACAGTGCCAATGAGGTGGATTTGCTGCTGGCCGTGGAGGATGGTGTGACCATTGAGTGGGTGGAGATAGACCCACAGGCCTTTACTG AGAATGGAGAATGGGCTATCAGGCACCGCCCGGCCAGGAAGATAATTAACGAACGCTACTCCCCTGATGACCTCGAGTTCCAGGAGGTGCATTTTGGCCTGATAATTCAGAGGAAGCCCCTGTTctacatcatcaacatcattcTGCCGTGCTCCCTCATTTCCTCCTTGGTAGTACTGGCCTATTTCCTGCCTGCACAAG CTGGGGGACAAAAGCTGACTGTGTCCATCTCTGTCCTGCTGGCTCAGACTGTCTTTCTTATCCTTGTGGCTCAGAAGGTTCCGGAGActtctctctcagtccctcttATTGGCAA GTACGTGATCTTTGTCATGTCTGTCACCACTCTCATCGTCACCAACTGTATCATCGTCCTCAACTACTCCCTCCGCAGTCCCAGTACCCACAACATGTCCCGATCCATCAAACAC GTCTTCCTGGAGGTTGTTCCACGTTTCCTAAGGGTGTCATATTTGGGGGACAACGGGGGCGAGAATgcagaaggagtgagagagcacAGGGGGAGCACATTCAATATGATGCAGAGAGAGGATGAGTACATCCTGACACAGCCTCGCAGCGAGATGATGTTCGACAGACTGAAAGAGAGACACAGCGTCAGACAAACATTTG CAGATGGCATTGATGTCAGTACCACAGCCAGTCTGTATAAAAGCCTTGCTCAAGCAGCCCCAGAGATAAAGGAATGTGTGGATGCTTGCAACTTCATCGCTGAGAGTGCCAAGCAGCAAAACGATTTTGGATCT GAAATCGAGAACTGGGTGTTGATTGGGAAAATGATTGACAAGGTGTGTTTCTGGGCTGCccttctcctcttctccattgGGACAGTGGCAATCTTCCTCACGGGACATTTTAACCAGGCCCCTGACGTCCCTTTCCCTGGAGAGAACTTCCCTTTCCCTCCTCCAGGGAAGTGA
- the LOC133133274 gene encoding TSC22 domain family protein 4-like — MNIDKKRGSFQITSVTLDFDRASLESSYRAAFSDCADEPPQQPAGNSLATGGQGSAHATSLNPELPTGACLGTVCSNYVEESVGSLPPSPSSPPSGAENTVAGLVGAGEGCCSGPGFLDVPRASLYHLSSSQPCSPLSVRKQVYLEPGGASCWLPISSPHSPSRFRVVRLGQGLGEPYCRGRWTCTDFLDRDGWDKEGLLGVTESMRHAHSLDSLEVAGLGASGCKRAVFRPLVHVNALNARHMVGLPGTVGIFPTDVKSSAGSAGMPEADSLAGHLALNASINSPSLEPAEQFRIQLEDGSSAPFISLISGVSLQNQQDHFPLLSASGLLPLTQWPGRNPPALHLDQNLKPDSLATTQKQVGGFYHDVGPIHASSAFSLAQSMFGAGGAFDLDSESGSSKSMMAIDSKIEQAMDLVKTHLMLAVREEVELLREQIAELTERNTQLERENYILRTMRERD, encoded by the exons ATGAATATAGATAAAAAGAGAGGTAGTTTCCAGATAACCAGCGTGACTTTGGACTTTGACCGGGCGTCTCTGGAGTCCTCCTACCGGGCCGCCTTCTCTGACTGTGCCGATGAGCCTCCCCAGCAGCCTGCAGGGAATTCACTGGCCACTGGGGGACAGGGTAGCGCACACGCCACTTCTCTCAACCCTGAGCTGCCCACTGGTGCCTGTCTAGGGACTGTGTGTAGCAATTATGTTGAAGAGTCTGTGGGGTCCTTGCCACCATCACCATCTTCACCACCCTCTGGTGCTGAAAACACAGTAGCCGGCTTGGTgggggcaggtgaggggtgCTGTAGTGGGCCTGGTTTTTTGGATGTGCCCAGAGCTAGTCTGTACCACCTCAGCTCCAGCCAGCCCTGCAGCCCCCTGTCTGTTAGGAAGCAGGTGTACCTGGAGCCAGGCGGGGCAAGCTGCTGGCTGCCCATCTCTTCCCCTCATTCCCCGTCACGGTTCAGAGTGGTCCGGCTGGGACAGGGCCTGGGCGAGCCTTACTGCCGTGGACGCTGGACCTGCACGGACTTCCTGGACCGTGATGGGTGGGACAAAGAGGGACTTCTGGGGGTAACAGAGAGCATGCGGCACGCCCACTCTCTGGACTCACTGGAGGTGGCGGGCTTGGGTGCGTCTGGCTGCAAGAGAGCAGTGTTTAGGCCTCTGGTGCATGTCAACGCTCTCAACGCAAGGCACATGGTCGGCTTGCCAGGAACTGTGGGCATTTTTCCAACCGATGTCAAATCCAGTGCAGGCTCAGCTGGAATGCCCGAAGCAGATTCTCTGGCAGGACACCTTGCTTTGAACGCCTCAATCAATTCTCCCTCCCTTGAGCCTGCGGAGCAGTTTAGAATTCAACTTGAAGATGGGTCGTCCGCTCCCTTCATCTCCCTCATCTCCGGTGTCTCCCTCCAAAACCAGCAGGATCACTTTCCTTTACTGTCAGCCTCCGGCCTCCTCCCCTTAACCCAGTGGCCTGGCCGAAACCCGCCTGCGCTGCACCTGGACCAGAACctcaag cctgactcATTGGCCACCACCCAGAAGCAAGTTGGAGGCTTCTACCATGATGTTGGCCCCATTCATGCTTCGTCTGCTTTCAGCCTGGCCCAGTCCATGTTTGGAGCTGGGGGTGCATTTGACCTGGACAGTGAAAG TGGCTCTAGTAAAAGCATGATGGCAATCGACAGTAAAATCGAGCAGGCCATG GACCTGGTGAAGACCCATCTGATGCTTGCAGTGCGAGAGGAAGTGGAGCTGCTACGGGAGCAGATTGCGGAACTTACAGAGAGGAACACAcaactggagagagagaactaCATCCTGCGCAccatgagagaaagagactga
- the chrne gene encoding acetylcholine receptor subunit epsilon isoform X2: MVNTSNTAMAGRTFWSTLAAMALLLLVVQGNFSGNEESELIDDIMKGYNKNIRPSEYPGDKVQVELKLTLTNLISLNEKEETLTTNVWILIQWQDYRLAWNESMYYGISVVRVPYSKVWLPDIVLENNIDGQFDVAYYANVLIFSSGHMYWLPPAIYRSTCSIEITYFPFDWQNCTLVFRSQTYSANEVDLLLAVEDGVTIEWVEIDPQAFTENGEWAIRHRPARKIINERYSPDDLEFQEVHFGLIIQRKPLFYIINIILPCSLISSLVVLAYFLPAQAGGQKLTVSISVLLAQTVFLILVAQKVPETSLSVPLIGKYVIFVMSVTTLIVTNCIIVLNYSLRSPSTHNMSRSIKHVFLEVVPRFLRVSYLGDNGGENAEGVREHRGSTFNMMQREDEYILTQPRSEMMFDRLKERHSVRQTFDGIDVSTTASLYKSLAQAAPEIKECVDACNFIAESAKQQNDFGSEIENWVLIGKMIDKVCFWAALLLFSIGTVAIFLTGHFNQAPDVPFPGENFPFPPPGK; this comes from the exons ATGGTAAACACGTCGAACACAGCAATGGCTGGCCGGACCTTTTGGTCAACTTTGGCTGCAATGGCACTTCTGCTACTTGTGGTGCAAGGTAACT TCAGTGGCAACGAGGAGTCTGAGCTCATTGATGACATAATGAAGGGCTACAACAAGAATATCCGTCCATCTGAGTATCCGGGGGACAAGGTTCAGGTGGAGTTGAAGCTCACCCTGACTAACCTCATCTCCCTG aatgagaaagaaGAGACCCTCACCACCAATGTTTGGATTCTGATT CAGTGGCAGGACTACCGCCTGGCCTGGAATGAATCAATGTACTATGGCATTTCTGTGGTTCGTGTCCCATACAGTAAAGTGTGGCTGCCAGACATCGTCCTTGAGAACAA TATTGATGGCCAATTTGATGTGGCGTACTATGCTAACGTGCTGATCTTCAGTAGTGGTCACATGTACTGGCTCCCACCTGCCATCTACCGCAGCACCTGTTCTATAGAGATCACCTACTTCCCTTTCGACTGGCAGAACTGTACACTGGTCTTCAG GTCTCAGACATACAGTGCCAATGAGGTGGATTTGCTGCTGGCCGTGGAGGATGGTGTGACCATTGAGTGGGTGGAGATAGACCCACAGGCCTTTACTG AGAATGGAGAATGGGCTATCAGGCACCGCCCGGCCAGGAAGATAATTAACGAACGCTACTCCCCTGATGACCTCGAGTTCCAGGAGGTGCATTTTGGCCTGATAATTCAGAGGAAGCCCCTGTTctacatcatcaacatcattcTGCCGTGCTCCCTCATTTCCTCCTTGGTAGTACTGGCCTATTTCCTGCCTGCACAAG CTGGGGGACAAAAGCTGACTGTGTCCATCTCTGTCCTGCTGGCTCAGACTGTCTTTCTTATCCTTGTGGCTCAGAAGGTTCCGGAGActtctctctcagtccctcttATTGGCAA GTACGTGATCTTTGTCATGTCTGTCACCACTCTCATCGTCACCAACTGTATCATCGTCCTCAACTACTCCCTCCGCAGTCCCAGTACCCACAACATGTCCCGATCCATCAAACAC GTCTTCCTGGAGGTTGTTCCACGTTTCCTAAGGGTGTCATATTTGGGGGACAACGGGGGCGAGAATgcagaaggagtgagagagcacAGGGGGAGCACATTCAATATGATGCAGAGAGAGGATGAGTACATCCTGACACAGCCTCGCAGCGAGATGATGTTCGACAGACTGAAAGAGAGACACAGCGTCAGACAAACATTTG ATGGCATTGATGTCAGTACCACAGCCAGTCTGTATAAAAGCCTTGCTCAAGCAGCCCCAGAGATAAAGGAATGTGTGGATGCTTGCAACTTCATCGCTGAGAGTGCCAAGCAGCAAAACGATTTTGGATCT GAAATCGAGAACTGGGTGTTGATTGGGAAAATGATTGACAAGGTGTGTTTCTGGGCTGCccttctcctcttctccattgGGACAGTGGCAATCTTCCTCACGGGACATTTTAACCAGGCCCCTGACGTCCCTTTCCCTGGAGAGAACTTCCCTTTCCCTCCTCCAGGGAAGTGA